aatgtaaaaagtgttttgattggtcagaagaaaagctctatacaagTTCAGGTTAATTTACCAAATCCAACATAAAAGTTCCAAATAAGTCGAGCTGAGCCTTTTCATAGCCATTTCGTGCATAAGTCTTCTGGCTTCTTTCACTTCTCATCTTTCTACCCAATAGCATTCCTCTGTTTTCTATGAAGTTTACTAATACTTTGTTTTTACCCATCAGCACACCTCCCTCTGCCACAAGGAACCATTGATTTGACCTAATTGTTTACCTTGATTACTTTTTAAACTGCTCCAGCTACCTGACAATCAGTCTTTGGTCTGTCCCAGCAGGCTTCCATGGCATCCTTTCCTTACTGTCTTATACTGTCTATCCTCATGTGATTGATTATCTCTAAAAGTTAACAAGATAAAGACAGTTGACAATGAGGCCATGTAAGATTATTGGGACGTAACCTTTGGTTGTTGATGTTGATTCTATCCTGTTGGTCTAATCACATGGTGACCTTtctatactttattgatccctcaTTCTCACCCACTCCTTCCTTCTTGGCCTTTTTGTTCTTCTCTGTCTTCGGGTGGGGTTTTTCGGCCGTGTAGCTCACAGGCCAACGGCCAGCACTGTGGACGGAGGGGTCCTTAGTCGCCTGCTCACCCCCACCCAGGCCTCACTAGCTAGGAGCAAGAGCGCCGCCGCCCTGTCAGCCGAAGGAAAAGAAACTCCAGGTAACCTCCGTtaggagaccctgcaggagaggagggatGGCTAGACACAGATGCTGGTCCTCTCTACTTACCTTTATTTATCAGTAGAACGTCTGTGCGGTATAACTTAACTAGAACTGAACCCACCCCACCCCTGTTGCAGACTCATGCTTTTTGATCAATCCTTCACAGTGAATGGTGACCTTTTGGTGATGGAATTTTAGAAGTTACTGCACAGCTCCAAAATAATAGCTTGGATTGTAAGAATCAGTTATTTATGTTATGTCTATATAGTAATCATTTTTGGTATGCTCATGTGAGCGAGCAGAGTTACTTGGTTAATATTGACACACACACGGGTCTAGCTCACATGTATTCTAAGGACAGAAACAATTGACTGTTGTGTGTTGAGCCCAGCTGAGCAGGGCTGACTTGGCTGGGAGCACTTCCCTGCATTTGAGGAGCCTTGGAGTCCATGCTGGGAGATTTACTCTAAGCTGCTTACCTGTTGGTTCTTGTTACATCAGAATCAGACTGTTTTGCTGTTGCATGTATGCAGGTAGTGTGATCAGAGTGCACAGGACTCCTGTACACAGTGCTGAAATAATTATATCAAGCATATCTAAAGAATATATTGAATTGGAATCAcactaataaaaaaacagtatgcTATTATTCTGGCATTTGATTTGGGCTGACATGTTGTTAAAATGCCCTGAAGCCTTGAATGGGGAGGTTTATgggtttgttgtttctttgactGTTTTACTGTAAGTGGTTTACAGTACAGCATTTGATCATATATAGCATAGACAGTCATAATGATttcttgttgacttttttttgcaagtttGAAAGAACCATACTGTAAAGTACTGACTCACAAAGCTGCAACTGCATTCCCCATGTTGGTATTAGGTTTTGGTGTTTATTGACCAGCCATTACAAAGCCATTAGCGGCTATCGATCTCCTGCTAAGTATAGTCCCAGTAGAAACATGACACAACtgcattagcagcagcagcagcagtgatagCTCATGGCTGGGTAGATTTCATAGTCGCCATTGTTGCACAATCTGCAATCAGAAAGAAtatcaaaaaacatttgttgttagcatgctgtaGCAGGGAGAGTTCTCCAGGCCTCAGGATTATCATGGCTAATCCCTCAATCTGACACAGCAAGCTCATAGCCAGTGGACAACAGTATTCACTCTCCTTACCAACTACAAGCTACACTCAGTGCCAAGGACAGTGCTTTTTACCCTTTGCCACTACAAGTTTTAAagttgtgaacattttaaatcggTTGGTTCAGATTACACACAAATTAGATTAATACCTGTGTCAAAGCATTGCCTTACAATTCTAGACCTGCACTACAAATGTTGCATTTAGTGTCTGATGTAGAGTCTGATGAGTTATGGCATGATGGCAAGAAGAATAGAAAAACTAAATATTACCCCCACATTTTTGTGTTActgtaacaaaacacaacaacacaacactcattgtgtgtttattgtaCTAATAATTCTGTGTGCTTCGTGTGTTCTGTGTCGGTGTGTGTTGTGCCGTGTTGGTGGTAGGTTTTTTGTAGTCTGTTCTACGCTGTGCAGTGCTGTGATGCTTTGTGTTCAGGTTTGTTTATGTTGGGTTCAAAGACTGGTACCTGTTGAGTATTCTGCTTGTTTTGGGGATTATTGCTCTCTGCTTCTTAAGTCTCCTGTAATCTGCAGCCCAATCAAAGCTTCAAAAATCAAGCTGTTCCCTGCCTAAAGGGCTTAATCTAAcaaattgctttttttgtgCTCTTGTCCCCTTATAAAATCACTCTCCTGCTCTCCATTCAACCACCATCTGCCTTCCATCGCTCTTTCTTCCCCTCCTTCTTTCCCTTTCTCCACTCTCCCTCCACTCACTTTATTCTTCCCTGTATTTGCTCTTTACTGCTTTCTGCCCAACTTGCCTGCTTGTCGCGCCTCGCATCGGTTGTGCTCCTCTGGCCATGCGATGACTGTGTCCTTTACCAGAGTGTCACCTGTGTCCTCGCTCAGCCTCTGCCAGTTCCCTGAACCCATCTCGTGGACCCGTTCGAAGCCGCAGCATTGACCGGCAGAAGAGCGGCATGACCACCTCTGTTTCTGCAGATGGAGCCCTAGACCCCTCACTGGTGAGAGCTCCTCTTTATGTTTGTGGTACTAACACCACTGTTCAGCAAAGAGAACTGTTTATATTGAACAGTTACATAAAGGAAAGTGTTATGTTGAGAATTAACTGATTTCCTTATGGGTcctccctctttttcctcctgcagTTTCGCCTCCTCATTGAACGAGCATTATCTAATTTCATTCTGATTCTTTGATTCTTGATACATAGCATACATAAGAACTAAAATGCACAATGTAGCTGACCGACATGGTATTATTACCAGAGGAGGTCTGTCTGGTTGTTTTATGTAGTTTGTCGAGTTTCTCATACTTTTGAAAAATTGGGGTATGGATTATCTACCAAATAATAGTTTCCATAGAAAACCTTGTTGTTACATGACACCTGTTAGACTTAAACAGTGTCTTCAGTAGTTGCatcaaattaattatttttatttttgcatttaaacaGCATATACGATACATGCATGCCACTAGAGACTTATTTATATGCTCATATCCTGCTGAATTTGCCTTACAAAGTACTTCTGCAGGATGCTAACCATAGGGAAATGTTCCTCCAGCTGTTCGTTGACCTTTGCTGCTTTACACATTCCCTTAATGTTCTCCGGCTTGCTGCTTTACATACAACATGTCATGCATGGTATAAGAGATGTCTCGGACAGTGTCAATTGATGCACTGAAGtgtcttgctctctctctaaaccttccttccatcctcctcctcccctcctcctcccctcctcctcctcctccatggcTGTGAAGGACATCATTGTCATAGCTTGAGACAAAGGGATCCACAGTAGCCTTATTAGGGACATATCAGCCCATGCAAAGCGGACCACACCCTGAGCCTGGGGCTAGATGTCAAAGCTTTTGACTGTCCCTACCATTTCATTGTTGTCTCTCTACCCCACATGCACAGATTTGTGTAAAGATAATTTAAACTGTGTGACCCTTGGGTCAAGTTGGGCAGTTGAAACAGATTATCAAGGTTATCTTTAAGTGGGGATATTAATATAAACAAATTACCAAAAGGTAAATAAGATACCATTTATAATACAAGATTTATCTACATAGGTTTTCTGTGAATTCCATGCATCTATTCTTTGCTTATGAAAGGATATTATGAAAAGGAGTAAGGATGAAAACTTCTAACAAAGAtgcataaaatacaaataaattatttttcttcacTTAGCAATCAGTGTTAAAGGTTTCGGGTGGTCAAGAGCTTTTTATCTGGGTTCGGCCGTGGGTCACATGGCCAGCCTTGCTCATGCCCCTCTGTCATCAGGTTTACAGGTGACAAACAGAGCACATGAGCATTAAAAATAGATGAATTCAAACGTGACCCACGGCCTCTCCCACACAAACATTGTGTCACTGCTGAATCCCCAGTGGAACTACTGGATGCAGGTTTAGTAAAATTAGGAATTATGCTATGCGCTCTTCAAGGACTCTTAGATCATTAAAGCCATAAAGTTATTTGATTGTACAGCTTGAGACAGTGACTATGACTAAGCACGGATATGTTGAAAATTAGAAAttgtttttgtgaaattgtATGCCCAATTTGAGTTTGTTGCCTGCAACacgtttcaaaaaagttgagacaGGGTCATGTTCATCAGGgtctctttttgtgtcattCTGTGCTTCATAATGCACCAAAAATGTTCAATGGGTGACACGTTGGTACTGTAGGCAAACCAGTTTAGCACCTGGACTCTATGGAGCCATTCTGTTGTAATATGTGATTGTGCTTTGCAACAAGCAAGGCCATATCTGAAAGAGAAGAGATATATGTGGCTCCAAAACCTGTATATATTGTTCAGCATTTATGGTTCCTTCACAAATGTGCAGGTTTCCTAGGCCATGTGCACTACCATTACGGATGAGTTTCAGCTAGCAGTTGTGAAAGCAGTGATAAATTGTTTTCAcagactgtgtttttttaaagtgttcctgagcccatgcagtgatgtccacTACAGAATcgtgtctgtttttaatgacagGCTGTCTGGGGGCCACCTAATGTTTTAATAGACAAAGACTGGAAAGAGAGATGTATTTATAAATGTTCCAGTGAGAAGTTATTATGGCTGTGTGAACTGAACTTGTTTGATTTCAGTTATACTTTGCTAAATTATTTTCAGCCACACAGAATAAgataaacattaacatttaaaaataagtgTTGTTGTGCATTATTTCACTTGTGAGTAATTTTCATGGTCGTAGTTTATTGATGGTTATGAAAAACTGTGTCACTTCTTTTCCCATCTCTGCTGAACCACAGAAGGACAAGCAGTTACCATCACCTGGCAGGCaacgccccccctccccatcttCTACTCTGGTACGCAACCGTTCACCATCTCCAGCTCCCATTCCAGCCCCAAAGAGGACACCTTCTCCATCAGCTGCCAAGTAAAACTACAGCCTTTCTAAAAACAGATTTGGTGATGATACTACTAACGTTTTTGAGAGtttgaatacatttaatttagatTGAACTTTCTATTTCCAGGCAAAATTCCAAAACACGTCCACCCTCACCGGGTGCAATGAAACAACGCCCGCCATCCCCCCAGCCTGCATCTAAACCACCACCTATACAGAAACCAGCTCTCACTCCAACAGGACCCCCAACCCTGCGAAAGAGGGACTCTAAGTCCAAGGATCTGTGTCCTGTCCCCGGTGTAGCTCTGCAGTCCCCTGACTCTAGCAAATCCAAAGAGAAAGATGGTGAGCAGTTTAGTCTTATGAAAgcatttcactttaaatgtttgattgtgCATCATGGAAGCACATGTAATAATGTTTTAGAAGGCAGGCTTTAATACAACAGGCAGATGAAAGATTTTAATTAGTCAGTACTAATATTTGCCAAGACTGATGGTTCTACTGGAAACCAGGATGTTTGCACTGATGCATGGAAACAACTTCTGACCACCCCCCCCTCTTATCTCTCTGTTGTCAGCTGTGCTTGCAGCAGCCACTTTACTCGAAGCAGAAACCCTCTGTGATCATGGTGTAATACCGCTTCAAGGAGAGTCATTTTGGTTTAAAAGCTGTAGAATATGACCATCTGCTTCAAAAGTCAATCTACAATactacatgtgtgtgttattttgtgcTGCAAACGGACGTGGCAGCAGCTCAGTTGGCTGTAAATCTCAGTGGAGCCAGAGACTAATATCGTTCCAGCTGGAGTCACATCCTGTCACAGAATCTGGGTTGTTGTTGCTGCCACCTATTGGAGAGAAGCTTGTTCTGCACACTGATAcagctttaaaatgatataACACCTCAtgcaagcagagaaaaacagattttctagTCAGTTTAGTATCCTCATTGGCATGAATGTCAGTCTCAATATATTGCCATAGCATAATTATTTACATATTAACTGAACAAACCGAAAAGATTCTGCACATCTAGCTGTCCTGCTCACGGCCTTCTATAGCCTAATACAATGACGgtagaaacatttatttcatattcTTTATTATCATGTTGCTTAAGCACACATGCTCTATTCCTACAGAGATGAATTGAGGtctcacagagagaaaagagaagatcATGTGATGGTTACACAACTGAGTATGAAGCCTTATTCTTTGTTGGTATAACCTCCAACACAAATCTAGCTTTCTTCTTTTACTGTCAATACTCGTCCTCTAATCCTCTCGCCTTTTTAAAAGCTAAATGTatgttctgtgtttgtatttccaCCTGAATCTGAAGCCTCTACAGGCACCAACTCAGCTGCTGAGGCGGCCAAGATTCTGGCTGAGAACCGCAGACTGATGAGAGagcagaaggagaaagaggagcagCTCAGGCTacagaaggaagaagaggaaaagtaaGGTTATTGGACAGCACCCTTTTCCCCCACAACACTTCTAGTTGCTAAAagatttcttaaaaaaaagtgtaattgttattaagtcaaatcaaatgtgtggtttgtttgtgAATGAATATTAAATAATGTCAAATAACATAGTCCTGGTTAAACACATGGTTTAAAGGAATATTatgctctctttttctgtctacTGAAACTGTCATAAACAACCCcttacatgtattttttttaaaacttaccAGAAactaaacactcacacactataAGCTTTTAAACCatttgcttctgtttttttttttcctactacTCCAGGTTaagaaaggaagaggaggcaCGTTTGGCGGAGGAGGCTCGACTGAAAcgcctggaggaggaggagaagctcgCAGAGGTGAGAAAAATTCAAGAAGAGGAAGACGCTCGCCTGGCAGAGGAGGACCGGGTGAGactggcagaggaggaggccGTGAAACAGGCTGAGCTCCAAAAGGAACGTGAGGAGGCTGAGGCCAAAGCCCTGGAGGAGGCCGAGAGAGTCCGTCAGGAGAGAGACCGCATCATGCAGCAGAACCAGCAAGAACGAATGGAGAGGAAGAAGGTATGGAGAGCTTAATGAAGGGGAGATTTTGATCAGTTATTTGGGCCTTGCTTTCtcttaaaggcttcatatgcgattttttgatccagcagatgtcatccttgagcaccagcatgaaacccaaaaaacttgtgctgcattgttgttttagcatgctaatgctagcgatctttattatgctcgtatcttctcactgcatgtaaatttacctgaaatgactgtgatctagaaacgcttacgtgacatccaaataagcagtgagtacagtatgttattcttcttttctctagtccctcaattacacaatttttatacgtgaggggatgAGTTGGCCggcgtcctggcgatgtaaacaagaTAGGAcccggaaagcatcacagacagtgggactcgggtgttacacccattgtagacagtcatgactcagagttattttcagaggatatacttgatttcttttacatttaagtgtgaaaaatcgcatattaagcctttaagtaGTAAGATCAAATAGTGTCGTAAAGCACTCGAGGCTTATGCTGCATCAAAAGAGGTAACAGACAAATTGAATGTCATTTCCTGCCTTAACGACTtagattaaaaacatgtaagacAACAGTTTAACAGAGTACATTCTTAATGTGCCTCATGTAGATccaaataacacaaaatgtattttttcccaTTTCAGAGAATTGAAGAGATAATGAAGAGGACAAGAAAAGGGGAACAAAATGACTTGAGGGTGAGCTCACATTCATTCATCTCACATGTGTCAAAGATCAtctacactgtgtgtgtgatcacatgttgtttgtgtctccTGGATAGAGAGAAGACGATGATGACGATAAATGTTCACAGGAGGATGGAGATGAGGGAATGGACCAGATCAACTCTGACACCCTGAGTAagtgttttcctcctcttgttTTCACACTGATGATGTTCAGGATGTCAGACAACATAAAGATTTatacatgcatttttttaaattaatttagtatTTTCCACTGAAGGtgtgtttcctctctttgtgtTAGTTTTCATATGCTTTACAttaagtttgtttgtgtgaatttACATTACTCATAGTGACTCATCAACTTATTTCCCCTGTGTTACTGTAGGCCAGTCAGATGACATCCCACTGGAGGAAGATACAGAAGAGTGTGGTCTGTCCTGTGGAGACCTGGGGAACCAACGAGAGGAGCCCCTGGGCAGTGTGAATGGGAAACCAGAGACAGACGACAAGGAGAATAACAACGGCATGAGCACAGATGAGACTCAGGCTGTAAGGTATGACTTGCAAAAAGATAATGAAACCCACATACACACGGCTCAGAGTTGTGCTCACAATGCTTTGATTGTTGACGGCTGATTTCTGATTCACAGAAGAAGGGAAATTTACCACTTAGAATGAAAAATATGGGCCCTTCTAGTAGATTAGAGCACCCACAGCTCTCTGCTTCTATATTAACATCTCTAACATCAACTGCTGcatgttgtctctcaaccagtaCTCATACTGTGCCAGTACCTCAAGGCCAATACCTGAACCCATCAGAACTCTGATAAGGGGAAGTGACTCTGCAGTATAACAATTGGCTTGAATTGTGTCAGGAGAGGAATGAGGCCTCCGTTATTTCACAATCTATTTCTTGTAGCTCAGAGGTTGTTGTTGtacacagagaagaaaacattgcATGCTTAATATTAGATGTAGAGGACAATTCCAACTGAATTTGGTGGCAAATGGCAGGCTTTAGTGCATATCCTGTGAGTCAGACTAAATAACAGGAAAAACCGGTTGTCAAATAATTTCATGCCCAGCTGTTTGAGACAagtatctttttaaaaaattgaacAATGTATTTGTTTACCAGGGGATGTTTCTCTCAGTAGGAATCCGTTGAAAAGGAGTAGATTTCTCTCAGTATTGCACTCACTTCTCAACCTCTCGCTCAGCAATAAACTAaacctgtgttttgttttgatcaaatcgttctctcacctctcctctgcagTCCGATCCCTAAGAGTCGCCTCGTTGAAGGCTCGGAGTTCTTGAATGAGCAGGACTCTGCCAAGGTGGTGTCAGGTGTTAATGGTAAATCTACCCAGTGGAGCTTTGAGGAGCTCAATGATCTGAACGTCCACTCCAAGACCCGGCCCATAATGGAGGCTGAGGACAGTAACCAGGTCTTGATCAACTGTGATGGGAGCTCAGAAGGGCCAAGGGTAGCCTTAGAGGACAAGGGAACCCCGGTCAACAACCTGCATTCCTCTAGTCAACCCTTAGAAACCATGTCAGGTGAGTTACACCTCTTCATCTAATGGGAATTTCCCTCTTTTTATGTACTTTTCTTAAAGAAAAACTAActatttctcctcttttctctgtaGAGATTTGATGCTACAGACGTCTCTGAGAAGCCTCTTTCTGTTGCACTCGTGAAGTTCCTGTCCAGCTGAGCTCCTTTACAAAAATATCCTCCACAAGTTCCAGAcagcttcttcctctctcttctcttctgccAGAGGGAGGAGTACAAGGTGAAGCAGAACTACCACCCCAAGTGCTACATTTGCACCCTGAATGATGAGCAAacagatatataaatattatacGTACTGGTATATAAAGGTTATGCTTCAGGGAAATTCCATATATTCCTTCAGTGTTCTTGCTTAAATTTTCCTTCCCCTCCGTGTTTGTTctttccagatgtttttttttttttcttctatgttGTGTCCAATTTTGACGATGTTTTATAAGAGTTTTGTCTCGTGAGGGGTGCATTGTTGTAATTTATTAATTTTTGGCTTCTTTACCGTAATTATTGTTCTATGtttagtcttttctttttttttctcttgtatgAAAATATTCTATGACTCTTGTACATTAGGCTGTGTGAATTGAATATATGTTAATATTGTGAGTTGAAGGAAGGAGAGTTAATGCATTCTGTTTGATATCTAAATTTACTTGACTGGCTGCTTTTTGCAGCATCCAGCAATATGGCCTTACTACTATTTCCCAACTTCTAATTTCTAATGTGAATTTGCTTGTGCTGAGGTCGACACATTGACAGTTAATCAGTGATATGTCATGCACATGCACTTGGGGGTGAATTCTGTATTTATACTTCACTTCAATTCCCAGGGTTGTGTCCTTCAGCCGGATATTTTTGATGAAAGCACACGTCTTGTCTCCCAGCTTTCCTCACCATGTGTTCCCTTTTTGACTAATAGAGGGCTTCGGGAAGCACAGCTCCAGCTGTTACATTTAGAGATGACAAATGTTGAGATTCATGAATACACAGTAGTTTAATTTACATGTTCCAATAGAGTTAAAAAGTTTGATATTTGCTCATGGTCCATTtagtttacttttcttttttatatatgtaCATAGAATTCATGTTTACTAACATTTTTGCAATTTAAATCAGATTCAGAGTTTCATTAGTTTAAGCCCAAGTGATGACAGTTGGACCgaacagctgtttgaacatCTGTAACTGTAACAAGCTCACTTAATATACAGATGAAGCCCAATAGTTTCCTGTATGCATTTATAACCAAACTTAACTTGAATGTTCGGCTGTTCTGTCTCAAGTTCACCTTTCCTGAACTGAAAGTAAGGTTTACATTTATCTGGTCTTAATTGAGCTTcatcaacacatcaacacacacacacacacacacacacacacacacacacacacacctttccttTCACAGTTCGGTCTGCAAGACTACTTCAGTAATTCAAATGATTTCCCTCATCTTTCCAACAGAATAGCTGCTACATCTGACAAATtgcatttcaaatatttttacaAGATACaatttggctgtttgtttatataaggaaatacatttctacatatatttaagtgttattgTGTATAGAATCAGTATTAGGCAAACAAAGCCATGTTTAGGAGGGAGTGGCTTCAGGATGTGGATTATTGAAGTCTCTATGTGTATGTGACTATGCTATAAGTTAGGTTTCTGTTTGACTCAAACCCTGTGGCAGCCTGGAAACCCAGAGttcacatcccccccccccccccccccttttgtgtttctttgttttcaagtTTATGGTCTTTTAGCTTAACATGCACAAACCGTAGTTCTGATCATCACAGGGACTTCACAGGTTTTGGTAGAGTTGTTGCAGCCCTTAGCAACACATCTGACAGGATACACTGCAAGTCATGGCTGTGCCTCTTCATGATGCTTTTAATGTCATCAACAGATGTTTTACATTATGTCTGAGGATATGTAGATGTTGGATAGTAATGGTAGGCAAATCAGCTCAGGTCGCAACTTTTATACTTTGAAAGATGAGCCAGGGCCCATTGTATACAAAAAAGACATGGGTCAGACTTGTTTTCCATTTCAGTTCAGGGTATGTCGTGGATTTTGTTAGTTTGTCTAATTTTGCTTTTGCTCTAACAGTAAAAGCATGAGGTTTGGGGACCTTGAATTTTGCCTTGTTCTCCGCTGGCTTTCAGACCCTCTTTCTAACAAAAATCCTCTTGTAAATAAAAACTAGGGGCTTTAGGTGTTAGCTGTGATTAATAAGCTCAATGAATGTAACGCCAGACTACAGAGTCCGTCCCTCATCACTTACCCTGTGTCTAGAAGCTACCCCCCCCCCGGCTTTAAGCTTTCTCACATTATTCATCTAGAAAGAAGAGACTCATTGCACTGCCCCATATTACTCACTATATTTAAAGACTGGTTACCACGTGTAGCTTTACTGTACAGACTCAAAGAAGAGTGGTGTGATGTtctcaatggaaaaaaaaaaagttgcaattATACgcagaaacccccccccccccccccccaaaaaaaaaaaaaaaaccttccctccttatcctctcctccacctgttGAAGGGGACTGTTGTAGCTGCTGCTTAAACCGATACTGTATCTATTCCAGGTCCTGCTGCATCTTAGAGGGCTACAAGACAGAGCTCACTGTCCTCAATGTTGTCTTTAACAATAGGATAGACCGGTGCCTTAGATTGAGAtttagtatttttaaatgtatcacaGTTAACTGAGAAAGCTTGTCCTTACCTCAGCCTCGACAATCAGCCCACCCGACCTGAGGGGGCTTTgtgaatacaaatattttctCTGGAAGATTACTAAACCTTATAACCCCCTGTCTGCTAATTCGATGTGTACTGTACATATATCTAAAGTGTACTGAGATGAGACAACCcgtcaaaaaaaatgaaagtcttGCTAAAATACTCCTTTGCATGTTTTTGATTTCTTGCTGTAGAGAATTGAGACTTCAAATCACTTCTTCCTCCTTTATTCTTGTTTAATATTCACACTCACACGTCTTGGTTAAACGAGCGGGTTTACATTTAAACTTCAATCTCAAAGCTCTAAATTGATATCCACTCTAAACATTCTCATTAATCCCCTCAATCATTCAGAGACATCATAGATCAGTGATCAAAGCTGGTAtgactgagcagcagcagcagcatgtaaAAAGCATTCAATTCTCTGCTAGATTCCAGTAAGGCACTGACGATGCTTCTGTGTCATAATGCTGCACAGAATCCTCGTTCGACTCTTCACAAACCATCAAAAGTAATTCTTCTGCCGAGTTAGTATCTTAGCTGTAGCAGCTAAACAAGTTGCATTAATGTATATGTAGATAAATGAGCCAAGCTAAGTGCACATTTAATTGTAAAACCCTTCACTCTTATCCTCACAAAGAAGTTACAccaactgttttcattttaaggcCAAATCAAAAACTCTCAATatctatgagaaaaaaaaaaaagattcttttACAAACTGTCTACATGTAGTTGTGGGTTTAATCTCCTTTAAACAGTGATCCTCTGCTGAGCCGTCTGTGCAGCAGCTCACAGCTTCTTGGCACAGTCGGGGCAGTGGATGTGATCTCCATTGATGACAAAGCGCTTGTTGGCCAATGAGAGGCTGCACCTCTTGCAGTTGAAGCAGTACTCATGCCAGGAGTATCCCTCGTAGTTCACCACATTGGTGCCATGGCCGAACCCTGCAGAGGCACACGGAAATCCATCAGTCAACACAAGAAGGGTAATGACACATCCAGGTAACAGAACCAACACTCAGAAtatcattttttgttgtttgtcctgacactgagtaaaaaaatgtttttaaattatatttaagcCCTGATATTAAAGCAACCTTTGTTGGTTTCGTATTTAAACTAAGAAGTGtttgtatcagtgtgtgtctgtaaaccCCTTCTGCATTTTGCTGTAATTAGACAATTCTGTAAGTCTAGAAGAAATGGCTATGTATGATACAGTACTCAGGTTTACCTTCAATCAGTTCACTTTTTGCACATCGGAGtgcaaaataaattcaaaacaaGCAGGGAAAAGGAGTGTGAAAAATCCATCTATAAAGCTGCCTGTAACATCCTTTG
This is a stretch of genomic DNA from Labrus bergylta chromosome 9, fLabBer1.1, whole genome shotgun sequence. It encodes these proteins:
- the map7d3 gene encoding MAP7 domain-containing protein 2 isoform X13, whose amino-acid sequence is MAEGSTTLKGLRAQIAAAAQAQAEERRSLAGNSPGPTTNVPAKPQGCRPVIDGAALRIDDRLRVAKERREEADKQHALRESQIMERERKAKLQVERQMEERQKKVDEQRKKEEQKRLAVEEKRKQKQEEEKEHYEAVMRRTLERSQRVEQRQKRWSWGGLSTDSDGRTGDSDASASSPVTVVISPASPEKPPRSRQVDKRSTSTMNLKQPSEAAISRRLSSSSATLIKSPDKTSASSLNPSRGPVRSRSIDRQKSGMTTSVSADGALDPSLKDKQLPSPGRQRPPSPSSTLVRNRSPSPAPIPAPKRTPSPSAAKQNSKTRPPSPGAMKQRPPSPQPASKPPPIQKPALTPTGPPTLRKRDSKSKDLCPVPGVALQSPDSSKSKEKDASTGTNSAAEAAKILAENRRLMREQKEKEEQLRLQKEEEEKLRKEEEARLAEEARLKRLEEEEKLAEVRKIQEEEDARLAEEDRVRLAEEEAVKQAELQKEREEAEAKALEEAERVRQERDRIMQQNQQERMERKKRIEEIMKRTRKGEQNDLRREDDDDDKCSQEDGDEGMDQINSDTLSQSDDIPLEEDTEECGLSCGDLGNQREEPLGSVNGKPETDDKENNNGMSTDETQAVSPIPKSRLVEGSEFLNEQDSAKVVSGVNGKSTQWSFEELNDLNVHSKTRPIMEAEDSNQVLINCDGSSEGPRVALEDKGTPVNNLHSSSQPLETMSEI